The following coding sequences lie in one Serratia symbiotica genomic window:
- the eno gene encoding Enolase: MSKIIKVIGREIIDSRGYPTVEVEVHLEGGFVGLASSPSGSSVGSREALELRDNDKSRFLGKGVLKAIFAVNSLISNVLLGKNAQDQLDIDQTMIELDGTENKSKFGANAILAVSLAVAKAAAASKYMPLYEYISELNNTSGKFSMPLPMINIINGGKHANNNIDIQEFMIQPVKAKTFKEAVRIGSEVFHYLAKVLKAKGMNTSVGDEGGYAPNFNSNSEALEVISEAIKLSGYELGKDITLAIDCAASEFYTNGKYVLFGEDNKIFSAKEFTHFLENLIKKYPIVSIEDSLDESDWDGFAYQTKILGNKIQLVGDDLFVTNTKILEKGIKKGIMNSILIKLNQIGSLTETLSTIKMAKEAGYTTIISHRSGETEDATIADLAVGTSAGQIKTGSMSRSDRVAKYNQLIRIEEVLRHRAPFYGLKEIKNQI; encoded by the coding sequence GTGAGATTATAGATTCTCGGGGTTATCCAACTGTAGAAGTTGAAGTACATCTTGAGGGTGGTTTTGTTGGTTTAGCTTCATCTCCATCAGGATCTTCTGTAGGTTCTCGTGAAGCATTAGAATTACGTGATAATGATAAATCTAGATTTTTAGGTAAAGGTGTATTAAAAGCTATTTTTGCAGTAAATAGTTTAATTTCTAATGTTTTATTAGGTAAAAATGCTCAAGATCAATTAGATATTGATCAAACTATGATTGAATTAGATGGTACTGAAAATAAATCTAAATTTGGTGCTAATGCTATTTTAGCAGTTTCTCTTGCAGTAGCTAAAGCTGCTGCAGCATCGAAATATATGCCATTATATGAATATATTTCTGAGCTAAATAATACATCAGGTAAATTTTCTATGCCATTACCTATGATAAATATTATCAATGGTGGAAAACATGCAAATAATAATATTGATATTCAAGAGTTTATGATTCAACCAGTTAAAGCAAAAACTTTTAAAGAAGCAGTACGTATTGGTTCAGAAGTATTTCATTATTTAGCTAAAGTACTTAAAGCTAAAGGAATGAATACATCAGTAGGTGATGAAGGTGGATATGCTCCAAATTTTAATTCTAATTCTGAAGCATTAGAAGTTATTTCTGAAGCTATAAAATTATCAGGTTATGAATTAGGTAAAGATATTACATTAGCCATAGATTGTGCTGCTTCTGAATTTTATACAAATGGTAAATATGTATTATTTGGTGAAGATAATAAAATTTTTTCTGCTAAAGAATTTACTCATTTTTTAGAGAATCTTATAAAAAAATATCCTATAGTTTCAATTGAAGATTCTTTAGATGAATCTGATTGGGATGGTTTTGCTTATCAAACAAAAATACTTGGTAATAAAATTCAATTAGTAGGTGATGATTTATTTGTAACTAATACTAAAATTCTTGAAAAAGGTATTAAAAAAGGTATTATGAATTCTATTTTAATTAAATTAAATCAAATTGGATCTTTAACTGAAACTTTATCTACTATAAAAATGGCAAAAGAAGCTGGTTATACTACAATTATATCTCATCGTTCTGGTGAAACTGAAGATGCAACTATTGCTGATTTAGCAGTAGGTACTTCAGCGGGTCAAATTAAAACTGGTTCTATGAGTCGTTCAGATCGTGTCGCTAAATATAATCAATTAATTCGTATTGAAGAAGTATTACGTCATAGAGCACCGTTTTATGGTTTAAAAGAAATTAAAAATCAAATATAA
- the rpiA gene encoding Ribose-5-phosphate isomerase A — protein MTQDKIKKLVGWAALKYVIPNTFIGVGSGSTTKQFIYALSSIKHKIKGVVSSSYESTMQLKKLGIFVFDSNKVKSLDIYVDGADEINHYMQMIKGGGAALTREKIIAAIAQKFICIVDYKKQVSTLGKFPMPVEVIPMARNYVSRELLKLGGIPKYRKNTITDNGNIILDVHNLIISNPIELEKKINNIAGVVTVGLFANRCADIALIGFNNSIKVILKSNLQIK, from the coding sequence ATGACACAAGATAAAATTAAAAAATTAGTTGGTTGGGCAGCATTAAAATATGTTATTCCAAATACTTTTATTGGTGTTGGTAGTGGTTCTACTACGAAACAATTTATTTATGCATTAAGTTCTATAAAACATAAAATAAAAGGTGTTGTTTCTAGTTCTTATGAATCTACCATGCAATTAAAAAAACTAGGTATTTTTGTTTTTGATAGTAATAAAGTTAAATCATTAGATATTTATGTAGATGGAGCAGATGAAATTAATCATTATATGCAAATGATTAAAGGTGGTGGTGCAGCATTAACACGTGAAAAAATTATTGCTGCTATAGCACAAAAATTTATCTGTATAGTAGATTATAAAAAACAAGTTTCTACATTAGGAAAATTTCCAATGCCTGTAGAAGTTATTCCAATGGCACGAAATTATGTTTCACGTGAACTTTTAAAATTAGGTGGTATTCCTAAATATCGAAAAAATACTATTACTGATAATGGTAATATAATCCTAGATGTACATAATTTAATTATTTCTAATCCTATAGAATTAGAAAAGAAAATTAATAATATTGCCGGTGTAGTAACTGTTGGATTATTTGCTAATCGTTGTGCTGATATAGCATTAATTGGATTTAATAATAGTATTAAAGTTATTTTAAAATCTAATTTACAAATTAAATAA